One genomic segment of Paenibacillus sp. FSL H8-0332 includes these proteins:
- a CDS encoding spore germination protein, whose protein sequence is MKNKHSALNSEAAGTLSAHPPLSPSLEETVGRLRKIFNNDGTLRVRIMENSQGAPVRCGLIYVDGMVDRNLIQTGIIKPILAYQPAEEEHRDPKVLMERIRLTVIDTPDVMVSEELDGLIGAVVSGKAVLLLEGYAGGLIINVQGWDSRAIEEPTTEKAVRGPREGFTESLLVNLTLIRRRVRDPDLKIEFTEIGTRSKTQTCICYMGSLASPDIIKELYDRLEKVELDLILDTGYLAELIRDEPYSPFETVGSTERPDTLVSKIMEGRVALLIEGTPFALTVPYVFVENFQASEDYYINYYFASFNRVLRVLGAFMSISIPAGYIALVTYAQEMVPTLLLLSIATARQSVPFPTIVEALLMLTIFEVLREAGARIPTAIGQAVSIVGALVLGQAAVDARIVSAPMVIVVGLTGITTLLNPRLTGPLIIARLALLGTTFFLGLYGYFFGLLGLVIHLMSLRSFGVSYMLGVGSIRPQDIKDTAVRAPWWDMNLRPAVIGMRNRRRKPSKRPAKRS, encoded by the coding sequence GTGAAGAACAAGCATTCTGCACTGAACAGTGAAGCTGCCGGTACCCTGTCTGCCCATCCTCCGCTAAGCCCTTCGCTGGAGGAGACGGTGGGGCGGCTGCGGAAGATTTTCAATAACGACGGGACACTGAGAGTAAGGATCATGGAGAACAGCCAAGGCGCTCCCGTCCGCTGCGGATTAATCTATGTCGATGGAATGGTGGACCGGAATCTGATTCAGACGGGGATCATCAAGCCGATATTGGCTTACCAGCCCGCAGAGGAAGAGCACCGGGACCCTAAGGTTCTGATGGAGAGAATCCGGTTGACTGTCATTGATACCCCAGATGTCATGGTCTCCGAGGAGTTGGATGGACTGATCGGGGCGGTCGTCAGCGGGAAGGCAGTGCTGCTGCTGGAAGGTTATGCCGGAGGGCTTATCATCAATGTTCAGGGATGGGACTCCAGGGCGATAGAAGAGCCTACTACGGAAAAAGCAGTGCGCGGCCCCCGTGAGGGCTTCACCGAATCGCTGCTTGTGAATCTGACCCTGATCCGCCGCAGGGTGCGCGACCCGGATCTGAAAATTGAATTCACCGAAATCGGAACACGCAGCAAGACGCAGACCTGTATCTGCTATATGGGGAGTCTGGCCTCTCCCGATATTATTAAGGAGCTGTATGACAGGCTGGAGAAGGTGGAGCTTGATCTGATTCTGGACACGGGTTATCTGGCCGAGCTGATCCGTGACGAGCCCTACTCTCCGTTTGAAACCGTTGGAAGTACCGAACGGCCGGACACACTTGTGAGCAAAATCATGGAGGGGCGGGTTGCGCTTCTCATCGAAGGCACCCCTTTTGCGCTGACAGTTCCTTATGTATTCGTTGAGAACTTCCAGGCCAGTGAGGATTATTATATCAACTATTATTTTGCATCGTTTAACCGTGTGCTTAGAGTGTTGGGCGCCTTCATGTCGATCAGTATCCCGGCCGGTTATATTGCCCTTGTAACCTATGCCCAGGAGATGGTCCCCACTCTGCTGCTGCTTAGTATTGCGACTGCCAGGCAATCGGTACCTTTTCCGACCATTGTTGAAGCGCTGCTTATGCTGACCATCTTCGAGGTGCTGCGGGAAGCGGGGGCGCGGATACCGACAGCGATTGGCCAGGCAGTAAGCATTGTCGGGGCGCTGGTGCTGGGCCAGGCTGCCGTGGATGCGCGGATTGTCAGTGCGCCGATGGTTATCGTGGTGGGATTGACAGGGATAACGACCCTGCTGAATCCACGGCTGACCGGGCCGCTGATCATCGCCAGACTGGCGCTGCTGGGCACTACCTTTTTCCTGGGCCTCTACGGGTATTTCTTCGGTCTGCTCGGTCTGGTCATTCATCTGATGAGCCTGCGCTCCTTCGGCGTCTCTTATATGCTTGGGGTTGGCTCGATCCGGCCGCAGGATATTAAGGACACCGCTGTCCGTGCGCCCTGGTGGGATATGAATTTGCGTCCGGCGGTGATTGGAATGCGCAACCGGAGACGGAAGCCGTCCAAGAGACCGGCCAAGCGGTCATGA
- a CDS encoding endospore germination permease produces MSKETIPAGQSISIAILFVTGASLFLGTSSQSGNSSWIAQLLAILLALPLMLIYARLHVLFPGKDLYDMLIEVFGSVLGRMLSCLYIWYALHLGALVLRNFGEFSKTVALTATPMFAPMLMIGLLCIWVVHAGIEVLGRSAKFLLLFSLIVIVILQLLSVPKFEYHHLKPLLHTRLDLILADTAGSFTFPFAEIVVFLGAFSAIPAKGSAKRVLVSSTLIAGSIIIMITLRNLLILGPDILSGLYFPSYVAVSRINIGDFVTRIEGSAAIVFVTALFVKVSLCLYVTCNGVAKVFKLRSYRSVVLQMGLIMIYLSDFIYSNIMEMEYFAYHIYKVYALPFQVIIPVLLWLTAELIARKRSSRQEVPPEQQPEGS; encoded by the coding sequence GTGAGCAAAGAGACTATTCCGGCTGGACAGTCCATCAGCATCGCTATATTATTTGTCACCGGCGCTTCCCTGTTCCTGGGAACCTCCTCACAGTCCGGTAACAGCAGCTGGATTGCCCAACTGCTGGCGATTCTGCTGGCGCTTCCCCTTATGCTGATCTATGCAAGACTCCATGTCCTGTTTCCAGGCAAGGATCTGTATGACATGCTGATTGAAGTGTTCGGCTCCGTCCTGGGACGGATGCTCTCTTGTCTGTATATCTGGTATGCTTTACATCTGGGAGCGCTGGTGCTGCGCAATTTCGGGGAGTTCAGCAAGACCGTGGCTTTAACCGCAACTCCGATGTTCGCACCCATGCTTATGATTGGACTGCTCTGTATCTGGGTGGTCCACGCCGGCATCGAGGTGCTTGGAAGAAGCGCCAAATTCCTGCTGCTGTTCTCGCTGATTGTAATTGTGATTTTACAACTACTCTCCGTACCCAAGTTTGAATACCATCATCTGAAGCCGCTACTCCATACCAGATTAGACCTTATTCTTGCAGATACAGCCGGATCGTTCACCTTCCCTTTTGCCGAGATTGTAGTCTTCCTTGGCGCGTTCAGCGCCATTCCGGCCAAGGGCTCTGCCAAGCGGGTGCTGGTCAGCAGCACACTGATTGCAGGGAGTATCATTATTATGATTACGCTGCGCAACCTGCTGATTCTTGGCCCTGATATTCTGTCCGGTCTGTACTTCCCCTCTTACGTGGCGGTCAGCCGGATTAATATCGGCGATTTCGTTACCCGGATCGAGGGCTCGGCGGCCATTGTATTTGTTACGGCGCTCTTCGTCAAGGTCAGTCTGTGCCTGTATGTAACCTGCAACGGGGTAGCGAAGGTATTCAAGCTGAGGAGCTACCGGTCTGTAGTGCTGCAGATGGGGCTGATTATGATCTATCTGTCGGATTTCATCTATTCCAATATTATGGAAATGGAGTATTTCGCGTATCACATCTATAAGGTGTATGCCCTTCCTTTCCAGGTGATTATCCCTGTACTGCTGTGGCTTACAGCCGAGCTTATCGCCCGCAAAAGGAGCAGCAGGCAGGAGGTTCCTCCTGAGCAGCAGCCGGAAGGTTCATAA
- a CDS encoding glycosyltransferase family 39 protein: MKLLKRPGTDVVLLMIMLLAAVLYGYGIWNDQYANTYYTTAVGSMLQSFHNFFFASLDSAGSVTVDKPPVTFWLQTLSALVFGLHGWSVILPQVLSGVGSVLLVYLLVKPTFGRAAARLAALVMAATPVAAAVSRTNNIDTLLVFTLLLAAWFLFRGTRTHRLGSLLAAFGLIGVAFNEKMLQAYMVLPAFYLFYLLAAKVNWKKKTGTLAACTAVLLAVSLSWAVIVDSIPADKRPYIGSSGTNSVLGLAFGYNGVSRLTGDRSTGGAGSGGFGGGGMPGMNGEMPDYSGEFPAMDGAGGRRGEGEKGGFGGFGSPNGRGGVGGGGMFNTGTAGPLRLFQQELSGQASWLLPFVLFGSIGILASLRRRSFTRQHKEALFWLAWLVPVMGFFSIAGFFHQYYLIMMAPPVAALAGAGWSRLWSYYKERKAWLSWLLPAAVLATTVLEVYIIRPYDDTIGSGWSYGILAAGLAMTVLLVILRLLKAVRDKSSWLHAAAVTGLLVLLIGPLYWAFTPIVYGNNSMTPAAGPDSGSSFRMGAMGATGNMPDIPNMPNMGGMGGRNNAAGINESLLTYLKEHNTGEKYLFAAMDYGTAGPYIIDEGEQVVILNGFNASDTPYTPDTLKELVESGQVKYFLVTNGGMGGMRGGGSSEITEWITANGTEVPAADWQGTQNSGNAGTLYEITLN, from the coding sequence ATGAAATTACTGAAGAGGCCGGGTACCGATGTTGTCCTGCTAATGATTATGCTGCTGGCAGCCGTCCTGTACGGATACGGAATCTGGAATGACCAATATGCTAATACGTACTATACAACCGCTGTAGGAAGCATGCTGCAGAGCTTTCATAACTTCTTCTTCGCTTCCCTGGATTCTGCAGGGTCAGTAACGGTGGATAAGCCGCCGGTCACCTTCTGGCTGCAGACCTTAAGCGCGCTGGTCTTCGGCCTGCATGGCTGGAGTGTCATCCTGCCGCAGGTGCTCAGCGGTGTAGGCTCGGTACTCTTAGTCTATCTGCTGGTGAAGCCAACCTTCGGACGGGCGGCGGCAAGGCTTGCAGCGCTCGTTATGGCCGCTACTCCGGTAGCAGCGGCGGTAAGCCGCACGAACAATATTGATACGCTGCTGGTGTTCACACTGCTGCTGGCGGCATGGTTTCTCTTCCGAGGCACCCGGACCCACCGGCTGGGCAGCCTGCTGGCTGCCTTCGGGCTCATCGGTGTCGCTTTCAATGAGAAGATGCTGCAGGCTTATATGGTACTTCCGGCCTTTTATCTATTCTATCTCCTGGCAGCCAAGGTGAACTGGAAAAAGAAAACCGGCACCCTTGCAGCCTGCACTGCCGTACTCCTGGCAGTGTCTCTATCCTGGGCGGTAATTGTAGATTCCATTCCGGCGGATAAGAGGCCTTACATCGGTAGCAGTGGCACCAACTCTGTGCTGGGTTTGGCTTTTGGCTATAATGGTGTGTCCCGTCTGACCGGTGACCGCAGCACTGGGGGAGCCGGAAGCGGCGGCTTCGGCGGTGGCGGCATGCCCGGAATGAACGGGGAAATGCCGGACTATAGCGGTGAATTCCCGGCCATGGATGGAGCTGGCGGACGGCGCGGAGAAGGAGAGAAAGGCGGATTCGGCGGGTTCGGAAGCCCGAACGGACGCGGTGGGGTGGGTGGTGGCGGCATGTTCAACACAGGCACTGCCGGTCCGCTGCGGCTGTTCCAGCAGGAGCTGTCCGGCCAGGCGAGCTGGCTGCTGCCGTTCGTGCTGTTTGGCAGCATCGGGATCTTGGCCAGCCTGCGCCGCAGGAGCTTCACCCGGCAGCATAAGGAAGCCCTGTTCTGGCTGGCCTGGCTGGTTCCGGTCATGGGATTCTTCAGCATCGCCGGCTTCTTCCACCAGTATTACCTGATCATGATGGCTCCGCCGGTGGCGGCGCTGGCAGGTGCAGGCTGGTCTCGGCTCTGGAGCTACTATAAGGAGCGGAAGGCCTGGCTGTCCTGGCTGCTGCCCGCAGCCGTGCTGGCTACAACGGTGCTTGAGGTGTACATTATCCGTCCGTATGACGATACCATCGGCAGCGGCTGGTCCTACGGTATTTTGGCAGCAGGTCTTGCAATGACGGTACTGCTGGTGATACTGCGGCTGCTGAAGGCGGTACGCGATAAGTCTTCCTGGCTGCATGCCGCAGCGGTAACGGGGTTGCTAGTGCTACTGATTGGCCCGCTCTATTGGGCGTTCACACCGATTGTCTATGGCAATAATAGCATGACGCCAGCAGCAGGACCTGATAGCGGCAGCTCCTTCAGAATGGGCGCAATGGGTGCAACGGGCAACATGCCTGACATACCCAACATGCCTAACATGGGCGGCATGGGGGGAAGGAATAACGCTGCTGGAATCAATGAGTCTCTGCTGACCTATCTCAAGGAGCATAATACCGGCGAGAAATATCTGTTCGCAGCGATGGATTATGGAACAGCAGGCCCGTATATCATCGACGAAGGAGAGCAGGTCGTCATCCTGAACGGCTTCAATGCGTCAGATACGCCTTATACCCCAGACACCCTGAAGGAGCTTGTAGAGAGCGGGCAGGTGAAGTACTTCCTGGTCACCAACGGCGGCATGGGCGGGATGCGGGGCGGCGGCAGTTCGGAGATTACGGAATGGATTACCGCGAACGGGACGGAGGTTCCGGCCGCAGACTGGCAGGGAACGCAGAACAGCGGCAATGCCGGAACCTTGTACGAGATCACCCTGAACTGA
- a CDS encoding DUF1697 domain-containing protein — protein MNTYIALLRGINVGGNKIIKMQALTAMFEALKYGKVRTYIQSGNVVFESEETSASLLARTISQRIQETFGFEVPVMIRSLEELEAVIAGNPFPQSEQEAYKRLYVSFLAAEPAAEALEKLRPYEDGTDKVRVIGRELYAFYEVSVSESPLFKVPFDKLLGTALTARNWNTLNKVAALARKP, from the coding sequence ATGAATACATACATTGCCTTGCTGCGCGGCATTAATGTCGGCGGCAATAAAATCATTAAGATGCAAGCACTTACGGCGATGTTCGAAGCGCTTAAGTATGGGAAGGTGCGGACCTATATTCAGAGCGGCAACGTTGTGTTCGAGAGTGAAGAGACCTCCGCTTCTCTGCTCGCCAGGACGATCAGCCAGCGGATTCAGGAGACCTTCGGCTTTGAGGTGCCGGTGATGATCCGTTCTCTGGAGGAGCTGGAGGCGGTCATTGCCGGCAATCCGTTCCCGCAGAGTGAACAGGAAGCCTACAAGCGTCTGTATGTCTCGTTCCTGGCAGCGGAGCCAGCCGCTGAGGCGCTGGAGAAGCTCCGCCCCTATGAGGATGGAACCGATAAGGTGCGGGTGATCGGCAGGGAGCTGTATGCCTTCTATGAAGTGAGTGTAAGCGAGTCGCCGCTGTTCAAGGTGCCGTTCGACAAGCTGCTGGGAACGGCACTTACCGCGCGCAACTGGAACACCCTGAACAAGGTAGCAGCGCTGGCCCGTAAGCCGTAA
- a CDS encoding SulP family inorganic anion transporter has protein sequence MTGWGRFKGYNIASLRKDIISGTIVGVIAIPLGMAFAIASGVKPEYGIYTTIVAGILISLFGGTKFQIGGPTGAFIPILFAIAMQYGYENLLIAGMMAGVILVVMGVLRLGVLIKFIPKPVTIGFTAGIAVIIFSGQIANFLGLRDMKRHESFIDNMKEIGAHLSTINLYSILTAAACLAVVVLGMRFAPKVPGSLIGLLCATLIAALFFSGKVTTIGSAYGDIPNTLPSFHFPLITWEKIKLLIRPAFIIAMLGAIESLLSAVVADGMSGDRHDSNRELIGQGVANIAAPLFGGIPATGAIARTATNIRSGAASPLSGIIHGVVVFLILLLFAPYASSIPLAAMAPILMVVAWNMSERKEFLHLLKLKTGDSLVLAITFLLTVFADLAVAVEVGLILAVVLFVKRMGEVHRISKVLPDPTSVKVEAHMVTESHDCPQIGIYNVEGPLFFGAAYRFDHTMPELGPDQPKLILLRMGKVPLMDTTGEANLAALVKQLQADGGRLMISGIQSQPLELLKKTRLYDRIGAAQFYDHTGDAINEALGSVDYNRCRGCEHAAFRECSAFSGLEESALRSAAFKGRTPAVTRKLSGGV, from the coding sequence ATGACAGGGTGGGGCCGTTTCAAAGGCTATAACATTGCTTCGCTGCGCAAGGATATCATTTCAGGGACAATCGTCGGCGTTATTGCCATCCCGCTCGGGATGGCATTTGCTATTGCTTCCGGTGTGAAGCCGGAGTACGGAATTTATACAACTATTGTGGCCGGCATACTGATTTCCTTATTCGGCGGGACCAAGTTTCAGATTGGCGGGCCTACGGGAGCATTCATTCCTATTTTGTTCGCCATTGCGATGCAGTACGGGTATGAGAATCTGCTGATTGCCGGAATGATGGCCGGGGTGATTCTTGTCGTGATGGGTGTTCTGCGGCTGGGGGTATTGATTAAGTTCATTCCGAAGCCGGTGACCATTGGCTTCACGGCCGGGATTGCCGTTATTATTTTCAGCGGGCAGATTGCGAACTTCCTTGGCCTGAGGGATATGAAGCGGCATGAGAGCTTTATCGACAATATGAAGGAGATCGGGGCGCATCTCTCCACAATCAACCTGTACAGTATTCTGACTGCGGCGGCCTGTCTGGCTGTAGTGGTGCTGGGCATGAGGTTTGCCCCGAAGGTGCCGGGTTCCCTGATCGGACTTCTGTGCGCTACGCTAATCGCCGCCCTGTTCTTCAGCGGTAAGGTGACCACTATCGGTTCTGCTTACGGGGATATCCCGAATACACTCCCGAGCTTTCACTTTCCGCTCATTACCTGGGAGAAGATCAAGCTGCTGATCCGCCCTGCGTTTATCATTGCCATGCTGGGGGCCATTGAGTCGCTGCTCTCCGCAGTAGTAGCGGACGGCATGTCGGGCGACCGCCATGACAGCAACCGTGAGCTGATCGGCCAGGGGGTCGCCAATATCGCCGCGCCGCTCTTCGGCGGGATACCGGCTACCGGCGCGATTGCCAGAACCGCTACCAATATCCGCAGCGGTGCCGCTTCCCCGCTCTCCGGGATCATTCACGGTGTGGTGGTGTTCCTGATTCTGCTGCTGTTCGCTCCGTACGCCTCCAGCATTCCACTGGCAGCGATGGCGCCGATTCTGATGGTTGTAGCCTGGAATATGAGTGAACGCAAGGAATTCCTCCACCTGCTGAAGCTGAAGACTGGGGATTCGCTGGTGCTGGCGATTACCTTCCTGCTGACGGTATTCGCCGATCTGGCAGTGGCGGTAGAGGTGGGGCTGATCTTGGCCGTTGTCCTCTTCGTCAAGCGTATGGGCGAGGTGCATAGAATCTCCAAGGTGCTGCCTGACCCGACTTCCGTCAAGGTCGAGGCCCATATGGTAACAGAGAGCCACGACTGTCCGCAGATCGGAATCTACAATGTGGAGGGACCGCTGTTCTTCGGAGCCGCTTACCGCTTCGACCATACCATGCCGGAGCTTGGCCCGGATCAGCCTAAGCTCATCCTGCTGCGTATGGGCAAGGTGCCGCTGATGGATACCACGGGCGAAGCCAATCTGGCTGCGCTGGTGAAGCAGTTGCAGGCGGATGGCGGCAGGCTGATGATCTCAGGCATCCAGAGCCAGCCGCTGGAGCTGCTGAAGAAGACAAGGCTGTACGACCGGATCGGTGCGGCACAGTTCTATGATCATACCGGCGATGCAATCAATGAGGCGCTGGGAAGTGTCGATTACAACCGGTGCCGGGGCTGCGAACATGCGGCCTTCAGAGAATGCAGCGCCTTCTCGGGGCTGGAGGAATCCGCGTTGCGCAGCGCGGCCTTCAAGGGGCGCACCCCGGCGGTGACCCGCAAGCTGAGCGGCGGGGTATAA
- a CDS encoding MGMT family protein, translating into MTPFTRKVILIIQSIPEGSVMTYGGIARAAGSPRAARQVVRILHSMSRKYKLPWYRVINAKGMISLTEDESASLQQLYLTGEGVIFDERGVVDLERYQYVPVLELELDMELDMEIEMEPELGDENDT; encoded by the coding sequence ATGACACCATTCACGCGAAAAGTTATTCTCATTATTCAGTCGATCCCGGAAGGCTCCGTCATGACCTACGGCGGGATTGCCCGGGCGGCCGGAAGTCCCCGGGCGGCCCGGCAGGTCGTGCGCATCCTGCACTCCATGAGCAGGAAGTATAAGCTGCCGTGGTACAGGGTCATCAACGCCAAAGGAATGATCTCGCTCACAGAAGACGAATCCGCCTCCCTACAGCAGCTATATTTAACCGGAGAGGGCGTTATCTTCGATGAACGGGGTGTGGTTGACCTGGAGCGCTATCAGTATGTTCCTGTTCTTGAGCTGGAGCTGGACATGGAACTGGATATGGAGATCGAGATGGAGCCTGAACTCGGCGATGAGAACGACACTTAA
- a CDS encoding metalloregulator ArsR/SmtB family transcription factor has translation MNSDIQQFKTEFFKALAHPMRIRILELLSEGEKNVNELQAILGSEGSAVSQQLAVLRAKNVVTSVKEGTTVIYALRDPLIKELLAVARQIFDNHLVSTISLLEGIRSE, from the coding sequence ATGAACAGCGATATTCAACAATTTAAGACGGAATTCTTCAAGGCGCTGGCTCACCCGATGCGGATTCGGATTCTGGAGCTGCTTAGCGAAGGCGAGAAGAATGTGAACGAGCTGCAGGCGATCCTGGGCTCGGAAGGCTCTGCGGTATCCCAGCAGCTGGCCGTCCTCCGGGCCAAAAATGTGGTCACCAGCGTCAAGGAAGGGACCACTGTCATCTATGCCCTCCGTGATCCTCTGATCAAGGAGCTTCTGGCTGTAGCCAGGCAGATTTTCGACAATCATCTGGTGAGTACCATTTCCCTGCTTGAAGGCATCCGCAGCGAATAA
- a CDS encoding Ger(x)C family spore germination protein yields the protein MRSLRRGIASLSSLLLLLSLGLTGCWNYAEVDDMAIVAGVAIDKNEDGKLLLTAEIVDTGGSANKAQAGYKMVSLSGNTMFEIVRNLISITGKKLFWSHAKAIIFSEEAAKEGLIQVIDWYSRDTETRSDVFIFVSGEKTAREVLNLNSTTEAILSFELAQMMRDEKYTNIAPTVEIWDFIDKLETSGINATAPVIHIHQKNGEQRVRVSGTAVFVKDRMVGKLSGDETKTMLVVKNVLQGGVLAVDDKRGNPAYSLEIVSSQTKLKHKMVDGKLQMQIRTVTKTGLDEVMTPDGFFKDETVQDIEHRAAERLQADILTLVHKMQQQYDADIFGFGESLYENQPKLWAEVKDHWPEVFAGLEVNVQSKVTIQSSAKTSRAIRLGD from the coding sequence ATGAGGTCCCTGCGAAGAGGAATCGCCTCTCTTAGCTCACTACTGCTGCTGCTGAGCCTAGGACTCACTGGCTGCTGGAATTATGCCGAGGTGGATGATATGGCGATTGTAGCCGGAGTGGCCATTGATAAGAATGAGGATGGGAAGCTGCTGCTTACAGCAGAGATTGTGGATACAGGAGGGTCGGCAAACAAGGCTCAGGCGGGCTACAAGATGGTCAGCCTCAGCGGAAATACGATGTTTGAAATCGTCCGCAATCTGATCTCTATAACGGGCAAGAAGCTGTTCTGGAGCCATGCCAAGGCGATTATTTTCAGTGAGGAGGCAGCCAAGGAGGGGCTGATCCAAGTCATTGACTGGTACAGCCGGGATACGGAGACACGTTCAGATGTGTTCATCTTTGTGTCAGGAGAGAAGACGGCCCGCGAGGTTCTTAATCTGAACAGTACCACGGAAGCCATCCTGTCCTTTGAATTGGCCCAGATGATGCGTGATGAGAAGTATACGAACATCGCCCCGACTGTGGAGATATGGGATTTCATTGATAAACTGGAGACTTCAGGGATCAATGCGACCGCACCAGTCATTCATATTCATCAAAAAAACGGTGAGCAGAGGGTAAGGGTGTCAGGTACCGCCGTATTCGTGAAGGACCGGATGGTGGGTAAACTGAGCGGCGATGAGACGAAGACGATGCTAGTGGTCAAAAATGTACTGCAGGGAGGGGTGCTGGCTGTGGATGATAAGCGGGGGAATCCGGCGTATTCCCTGGAGATTGTCTCCAGTCAAACCAAGCTGAAGCACAAAATGGTGGATGGCAAGCTCCAGATGCAGATCCGTACTGTAACCAAGACAGGGCTGGATGAGGTTATGACACCGGATGGATTCTTTAAAGATGAGACTGTTCAGGATATTGAGCACAGGGCCGCTGAGCGGCTGCAGGCAGATATTCTTACGTTAGTTCATAAGATGCAGCAGCAATACGATGCTGATATTTTTGGCTTTGGCGAGAGCCTGTACGAGAATCAGCCCAAGCTCTGGGCGGAGGTGAAGGATCATTGGCCTGAGGTCTTTGCCGGTCTTGAAGTGAACGTCCAGTCTAAGGTGACGATACAGAGCAGTGCCAAGACTTCGCGGGCCATCCGGCTGGGGGATTAA
- a CDS encoding DUF1361 domain-containing protein, with protein sequence MKELNYTKVFILLAAMTAATLAVYRVVSLQTDTFYAFLLWNLFLAWVPFFFSMAAHELDKRKIGGMLILPLGVAWLLFFPNAPYIMTDLIHLTVRKSKYIVGGTIQNRYWYDLTTLLLFTWSGWLTGFFSLYQFQHVIYRKSNMLLSWAFVLFACVMGGYGVLLGRVYRLNSWDVLTDRHQLYRLVMDSLNRQSVFFSLFVAFVLLVIYATMYCLLNGLADGSRRSYSEGRRKIG encoded by the coding sequence ATGAAAGAACTGAATTATACCAAGGTCTTCATCCTTCTGGCTGCTATGACAGCGGCAACACTTGCGGTATACCGCGTGGTTTCGCTGCAGACGGATACGTTCTATGCCTTTCTGCTCTGGAATCTGTTTCTGGCCTGGGTGCCGTTTTTCTTCTCCATGGCCGCGCATGAGCTGGATAAACGGAAGATCGGAGGGATGCTGATTTTGCCGCTGGGCGTAGCCTGGCTGCTGTTTTTTCCGAATGCGCCTTATATTATGACCGATCTGATCCATCTGACTGTCCGCAAAAGCAAGTATATCGTCGGCGGAACGATCCAGAACCGGTACTGGTATGATCTGACCACCCTGCTCCTGTTCACCTGGAGCGGCTGGCTGACTGGATTCTTCTCCCTGTACCAGTTCCAGCACGTGATCTACCGGAAAAGCAACATGCTGCTCTCGTGGGCCTTCGTCCTGTTCGCCTGTGTCATGGGCGGCTACGGCGTCCTGCTCGGCAGAGTCTACCGGCTGAACAGCTGGGATGTGCTGACGGACCGCCATCAGCTCTACCGGCTGGTCATGGACAGTCTGAACCGGCAGTCTGTGTTCTTCAGCCTGTTCGTCGCGTTTGTACTGCTGGTGATCTATGCCACGATGTACTGCCTGCTGAACGGGCTGGCGGACGGGAGCCGCAGGAGTTATTCCGAGGGCCGGAGGAAGATAGGTTAA
- a CDS encoding aminoglycoside phosphotransferase family protein, whose amino-acid sequence MQGKVIGQGRTAEVLEYGEGKILKLYRDDVPEEYVDLEYRFSKWVYEQGVATPQPHERVVVEGRPGIVYQQIAGPTLLQQMNRKPWLNFSGFKQMAGLHYSLHQLEGMGEAGAQKKQLEHQIIAAPMLATEEKTQILSRLAELPDGEKLCHGDFHPDNILMDDKLWVIDWMTGVRGNPAADVARSVIMFSIGALPERASMFTKGFLGFARKRLTAQYVRSYLKLSGMALADINPWILPVAAARLVEGLPVPEKELLVREIRRHLRA is encoded by the coding sequence ATGCAGGGGAAGGTAATCGGTCAAGGCAGAACGGCGGAAGTGCTGGAGTACGGGGAAGGAAAGATTCTTAAGCTGTACCGCGATGACGTTCCGGAAGAGTATGTGGACTTAGAATACCGTTTCAGTAAATGGGTCTATGAACAAGGTGTTGCTACTCCGCAGCCCCATGAGCGGGTAGTGGTAGAGGGCAGACCGGGAATTGTGTATCAGCAGATCGCCGGTCCTACCCTGTTACAGCAGATGAACCGGAAGCCGTGGCTGAACTTCAGCGGCTTCAAGCAGATGGCCGGCCTGCACTACAGTCTTCACCAGCTTGAGGGTATGGGCGAAGCTGGAGCGCAGAAAAAGCAGCTGGAACATCAGATCATAGCTGCACCCATGCTTGCGACAGAGGAGAAAACACAGATTCTGTCCCGGCTTGCAGAGCTGCCGGACGGGGAGAAGCTATGCCATGGCGATTTCCACCCGGACAATATCCTGATGGACGATAAGCTGTGGGTCATTGACTGGATGACCGGCGTCCGCGGCAATCCTGCAGCGGATGTTGCACGGTCGGTAATCATGTTCAGTATCGGGGCCTTGCCTGAGCGGGCTTCTATGTTCACTAAGGGGTTCCTGGGGTTTGCCAGGAAGCGGCTGACCGCGCAATATGTCCGCAGTTATCTGAAGCTGTCAGGCATGGCGCTAGCTGATATTAACCCTTGGATACTACCGGTAGCGGCGGCACGGCTGGTAGAAGGCCTTCCGGTTCCCGAGAAGGAACTGCTGGTCCGCGAGATCCGTAGACATCTGAGAGCATAG